One window of the Granulicella arctica genome contains the following:
- a CDS encoding glycosyltransferase family 2 protein codes for MSNPTVSFVVPCYRLAHLLKECVDSILLQTYSNLEVLIMDDVSPDHTAEVALSFRDDRVRYIRNPQNLGHLKNYNAGISLSKGDYIWLISADDYLKSPQVLERYVTLLEKFKNVGYAFCPGTEVRSGAELEVLKYSIFAKNDCVVSGRRFVKSLLEHNFVVAASVLVRRSCYEDISMFPISGAMEWSGDWYLWCRFALEYDVAYFAESMVCYRAHEGSMTQELAKVENLHKCSEGDLAIPLMMRLEAQERHLESLERDCLRAVAKELVRQCLSKKYQGSQWSLTSSEIEAIICDQIPGIDSQRYVRAKVFEGFGDRLWKEGQRTSAAQFYRRSILQNPVQLLLPLKMLLLGFGVPRSLLAHVRMLVAGLRAA; via the coding sequence ATGAGCAATCCAACTGTCAGCTTTGTTGTGCCTTGTTATCGATTGGCACACTTACTTAAAGAGTGTGTGGATTCTATTCTGCTTCAGACATACAGCAATCTGGAAGTGTTGATCATGGATGATGTCTCTCCAGATCACACAGCCGAGGTTGCTTTGTCGTTCCGGGATGACCGGGTCAGGTATATTCGCAATCCACAAAATCTGGGACATCTCAAAAATTACAATGCCGGAATTTCTCTATCCAAGGGTGATTATATCTGGCTTATTTCAGCCGATGACTATCTCAAGTCGCCACAAGTGTTGGAGCGTTATGTCACTTTGCTGGAGAAGTTCAAGAATGTGGGCTACGCGTTCTGTCCGGGCACAGAGGTTCGCTCCGGGGCTGAACTAGAGGTTTTGAAATACTCAATCTTTGCCAAAAACGATTGTGTCGTTAGCGGTCGAAGGTTTGTAAAGAGTTTGTTGGAGCATAACTTTGTTGTTGCGGCGTCCGTTCTTGTGCGGCGATCCTGCTATGAAGACATCAGCATGTTCCCGATCTCCGGCGCTATGGAGTGGAGTGGTGACTGGTATCTCTGGTGTCGTTTCGCACTTGAATACGACGTGGCTTATTTCGCAGAGAGCATGGTGTGCTATCGGGCTCATGAAGGGAGCATGACGCAGGAGCTGGCGAAGGTTGAAAACCTGCACAAGTGTTCAGAAGGGGATCTAGCAATACCATTAATGATGAGGCTTGAAGCACAGGAAAGACATCTTGAAAGCCTCGAGAGAGACTGTCTTAGGGCGGTCGCTAAGGAACTTGTTCGACAATGCCTTAGTAAGAAATATCAGGGTAGTCAGTGGTCGCTCACCTCTTCTGAGATTGAGGCAATCATTTGTGATCAAATTCCCGGCATCGACTCTCAGCGTTATGTACGTGCAAAAGTGTTCGAAGGGTTTGGAGATCGCTTGTGGAAAGAGGGCCAACGTACGTCTGCTGCTCAGTTCTATCGAAGAAGCATCCTTCAAAACCCAGTACAGTTGCTTCTGCCCCTCAAGATGCTTCTTCTTGGTTTCGGCGTCCCAAGGAGCCTATTGGCTCATGTGAGGATGCTCGTCGCCGGTCTTCGTGCCGCCTGA